In Fundidesulfovibrio magnetotacticus, a single window of DNA contains:
- a CDS encoding deoxyribonuclease IV, with the protein MMKTQQRIFGAHESAAGGVARAVERIRAAGGDALQLFTRNQRQWEAPPVSPGEAQAFARALEDWGPHPVASHASYLINLAAPGEELSARSTAALAAELERCRALGIGLVVLHPGARTGSGTEEALDRAAASLDAALEAADGEGPLVLLENTAGQGSTLGGDLGELGAIIERSRHAHRLGLCFDTCHAFAAGHDVRSPQGLDAALARLDASRLRLVHVNDSKGALGSRLDRHEHIGQGAIGQGGFAAVVNHPLLAGLPMILETHKEKDLEEDRMNLAALRALVAPGRREPKRS; encoded by the coding sequence ATGATGAAGACGCAACAGCGCATTTTCGGGGCTCACGAGTCGGCTGCCGGCGGCGTTGCGCGCGCCGTGGAGCGCATCCGCGCCGCCGGAGGCGACGCCTTGCAGCTGTTCACGCGCAATCAGCGCCAATGGGAGGCCCCGCCCGTGTCTCCGGGCGAGGCCCAGGCCTTCGCCCGCGCCCTGGAGGACTGGGGGCCGCATCCCGTGGCCTCTCACGCCTCCTACCTGATCAACCTGGCCGCGCCGGGCGAGGAGCTGAGCGCGCGCTCCACGGCGGCCCTGGCGGCGGAACTGGAACGCTGCCGCGCCCTGGGGATCGGGCTGGTGGTCCTGCATCCGGGGGCGCGCACGGGCTCGGGGACGGAAGAGGCCCTGGACCGCGCGGCCGCGAGCCTGGATGCCGCGCTGGAGGCGGCGGACGGCGAAGGCCCCCTGGTGCTACTGGAGAACACGGCCGGGCAGGGCTCCACCCTGGGGGGCGACCTGGGCGAGCTGGGGGCGATCATCGAACGTTCCCGGCATGCCCATCGCCTGGGCCTGTGCTTCGACACCTGCCACGCCTTCGCGGCTGGCCACGACGTGCGTTCCCCGCAGGGGCTGGACGCGGCCCTGGCCCGGCTGGACGCCTCCCGGCTGCGCCTGGTGCACGTCAACGACAGCAAGGGGGCGCTGGGGTCGCGCCTGGACCGGCACGAGCACATCGGACAGGGGGCCATCGGGCAGGGGGGCTTCGCGGCCGTGGTGAACCATCCCCTCCTGGCCGGGCTGCCCATGATCCTGGAAACGCACAAGGAAAAGGACCTGGAAGAGGACCGCATGAACCTGGCTGCACTGAGGGCGCTCGTCGCTCCCGGCCGCAGGGAACCAAAGCGTTCTTGA
- a CDS encoding glycosyltransferase family 4 protein, whose product MSGTAYVTLWYPKPSETFVVGEVAALRELGMPVTVYTLYGRLRRNVSKDMETKCAPVHRLGCASILSILASVRWWWKNRPDLLRATARKVLVRFWRDLEQTGENAWAFLAGCHLARLFTQAGVEHIHAGWANGPATAAWTASLLTGIPFSFTGRAGDIYPPDGALEEKIADAKFVRTDAGFNVDYLRQFTWEKKDRVHLVRNMLSWDVPAPAELPMREPFRLLAIGRFVKTKGFDVLLDACGLLRERGVDFRLTLAGSGAIEGKLRAQAKRLGIEDKVEFPGFILHRDVPELIGRHDIFVMPSKISATGDRDGLPTVIMEALVSRVPVVATDVGGIREVIETGETGILIQQKNPKAMAEAILKLAADRDEAVRMAENGKARVLDFYDTARNARSFHDLITQ is encoded by the coding sequence ATGTCCGGAACAGCATACGTAACCCTTTGGTATCCCAAACCCTCGGAAACCTTCGTGGTCGGCGAGGTGGCGGCCTTGCGCGAGCTGGGCATGCCCGTGACGGTCTACACCCTCTACGGGCGTCTGCGCCGCAACGTCAGCAAGGACATGGAGACCAAGTGCGCGCCCGTGCACCGGCTGGGCTGCGCCTCCATCCTGTCCATCCTCGCCTCGGTGCGCTGGTGGTGGAAGAACCGGCCCGACCTCTTGCGCGCGACCGCCCGCAAAGTGCTGGTCCGTTTCTGGCGCGACCTGGAGCAGACCGGCGAAAACGCCTGGGCTTTCCTGGCCGGGTGCCACCTGGCGCGGCTCTTCACCCAGGCAGGCGTGGAGCACATCCACGCGGGCTGGGCCAACGGCCCGGCCACGGCCGCCTGGACGGCCTCGCTGCTCACAGGCATCCCCTTCAGCTTTACCGGCCGCGCGGGCGACATCTACCCGCCCGACGGCGCGCTGGAGGAAAAAATCGCCGACGCCAAGTTCGTTCGCACCGACGCGGGCTTCAATGTGGACTACCTGCGCCAGTTCACCTGGGAAAAGAAGGACCGCGTCCACCTGGTGCGCAACATGCTCTCCTGGGACGTGCCCGCCCCGGCGGAGCTGCCCATGCGCGAGCCCTTTCGACTGCTCGCCATCGGACGTTTCGTCAAGACCAAAGGCTTCGACGTGCTCCTGGACGCCTGCGGCCTGCTCAGGGAGCGCGGCGTGGACTTCCGCCTCACCCTGGCCGGGTCGGGCGCCATCGAGGGCAAGCTGCGCGCCCAGGCCAAGCGCCTGGGCATCGAGGACAAGGTGGAGTTCCCCGGCTTCATCCTGCACCGCGACGTGCCGGAACTCATCGGCCGCCACGACATCTTCGTGATGCCCAGCAAGATCTCCGCAACCGGCGACCGCGACGGCCTGCCCACCGTGATCATGGAGGCCCTGGTGAGCCGCGTGCCCGTGGTGGCCACCGACGTGGGCGGCATCCGCGAGGTGATCGAGACCGGCGAGACCGGCATCCTCATCCAGCAGAAGAATCCCAAGGCCATGGCCGAAGCCATCCTCAAGCTGGCCGCCGACCGCGACGAAGCCGTGCGCATGGCCGAGAACGGCAAGGCCCGCGTGCTGGATTTCTACGACACCGCGCGCAACGCCCGCTCCTTCCACGACCTCATCACGCAGTGA
- a CDS encoding YaiI/YqxD family protein, which produces MHIYADADALPNAIKEILFRAAVRLRIPLTLVANKFLRTPDSSYISAIRVGQGFDVVDAAIVERVAPGDLVVTADIPLAAQVIAKDAHALNPRGELYTKDTIQSRLTMRNLLSELRDCGVATGGPPPLGNRDREAFANQLDIFLTRHARE; this is translated from the coding sequence ATGCACATCTACGCCGACGCCGACGCGCTGCCCAACGCCATCAAGGAGATCCTCTTTCGCGCGGCCGTGCGCCTGCGCATCCCCCTGACCCTGGTGGCCAACAAGTTTCTGCGCACGCCCGATTCCAGTTACATCTCGGCCATCCGCGTGGGCCAGGGCTTCGACGTGGTGGACGCGGCCATCGTGGAGCGCGTCGCCCCGGGCGACCTGGTGGTCACGGCGGACATCCCCCTGGCGGCCCAGGTGATCGCCAAGGACGCCCACGCCCTGAACCCGAGAGGCGAGCTCTACACCAAGGACACCATCCAGAGCCGCCTGACCATGCGCAACCTGCTCAGCGAACTGCGCGACTGCGGCGTGGCCACCGGCGGTCCGCCACCCCTGGGCAACCGCGACCGCGAGGCCTTCGCCAACCAGCTGGACATCTTCCTGACCAGACACGCCAGGGAATGA
- a CDS encoding glycosyltransferase family 4 protein has protein sequence MHPIKTVLLLQDLHLGGTQRHAVELAKRLDPARFDTEIWTLFSGGGFAEEARTAGLTVRALSPGKAVTPRSLWGLWRALRLHRPQALLALTVTPNIWGRVFGALERVPAVIANCRGSDDFHRQHEFLLKHLAHRHICNAHALKRTLTQRYDLPGDRVDVIPTGVDTARFVPRPGEREPGPVLLCLARLSPVKDHETLVRAFELVHRERPEVKLRMVGNGELRERLAARMESSPARERMELLPGTPDPTGHFSRASAAVLSSVAEGMPNVLLEAMSMGLPCVGTDTGGVGEVIRHGRTGFVVPQRNPEALARALLQVLADEGLRERFGAAGRETALAEHSLESVAERHAEAVERALAR, from the coding sequence ATGCATCCGATCAAGACCGTCCTCCTGCTGCAGGACCTCCACCTGGGAGGCACCCAGCGCCACGCCGTGGAGCTGGCCAAACGGCTGGACCCCGCGCGCTTCGACACGGAGATCTGGACGCTCTTCTCAGGCGGCGGCTTCGCGGAGGAGGCCCGTACGGCGGGGCTCACGGTGCGCGCCCTTTCGCCGGGCAAGGCCGTGACGCCGCGCTCCCTGTGGGGGCTGTGGCGCGCCCTGCGCCTGCACCGGCCCCAGGCGCTTCTGGCCCTCACGGTAACGCCCAACATCTGGGGCCGGGTCTTCGGCGCCCTGGAGCGCGTCCCGGCGGTGATCGCCAACTGCCGCGGCAGCGATGACTTCCACCGCCAGCACGAGTTCCTGCTCAAGCATCTGGCGCACCGCCACATTTGCAACGCCCACGCCCTCAAGCGCACCCTGACGCAGCGCTACGACCTTCCCGGAGACCGTGTGGACGTGATCCCCACCGGCGTGGACACGGCCCGTTTCGTCCCCAGGCCCGGGGAGCGCGAGCCCGGCCCCGTGCTCCTTTGCCTGGCGCGCCTGAGCCCTGTGAAGGACCACGAGACCCTGGTGCGGGCCTTCGAGCTGGTCCACCGGGAACGCCCCGAGGTCAAGCTGCGCATGGTGGGGAACGGAGAGCTGCGCGAGCGCCTGGCGGCGCGCATGGAGTCGAGCCCCGCCAGGGAGCGCATGGAGCTGCTGCCCGGCACGCCCGATCCGACAGGGCACTTCTCCCGGGCCTCCGCGGCCGTGCTTTCATCGGTCGCCGAAGGCATGCCCAACGTGCTCCTGGAGGCCATGTCCATGGGTCTGCCCTGCGTGGGCACGGACACCGGGGGCGTCGGTGAGGTGATCCGCCACGGGCGGACGGGCTTCGTGGTCCCGCAACGGAACCCGGAGGCCCTGGCGCGCGCACTCCTGCAGGTCCTGGCGGACGAGGGGCTCAGGGAACGCTTCGGAGCGGCCGGGCGCGAGACGGCCCTGGCCGAGCACAGCCTTGAGAGCGTGGCCGAGCGCCATGCAGAGGCCGTCGAACGCGCGCTGGCGCGTTGA
- a CDS encoding lipopolysaccharide biosynthesis protein, with protein sequence MSAQHTILRKFLHLATAQWVRDGLHTLLIVVLARAGAGTYGEFVLAFSLAQFILFLGEFGLNQPMVVALSRQWGDKGQVLAQYGLIKMGLYVAGMLGVGLFCLLQGYTGGLLWMSLGICAGCGLEPLAGSFYVALRVNHRQDLEGYVRSASAALGYGYALTALFLEWPVWSFGLFKVVENVASLCGSAALCLRMEDVKGLALGRRGVARAWRTAVGGLVFVGMALAAIGYNKANVFFLQRFGGSEAVGAYGVAWELVDGVSNLAASLLLSGVIYPLLVKLWRTDREGFASLARGSARTLTAASLPVMAFLAMECDRILPLVFGQAYAPHAWVAAWLVPSILIAFLHNLAAYMMLAFGRERLLLAVYTGGLASGIALCWALIPSAPLVGAALSIVGVKALVAACTVGYCQRRVGFFKLPEILSILACSGLALLAWAGLSRIAPREAAEAAALMPLLWLLWRWRPRKAS encoded by the coding sequence ATGAGCGCCCAGCACACCATCCTGCGCAAGTTCCTGCACCTGGCCACGGCCCAGTGGGTGCGCGACGGCCTGCACACCCTGCTCATCGTGGTCCTGGCCCGGGCCGGGGCCGGCACGTACGGCGAGTTCGTGCTGGCCTTCTCCCTGGCTCAGTTCATCCTCTTTCTTGGCGAATTCGGGCTCAACCAGCCCATGGTGGTGGCCCTCTCGCGCCAGTGGGGCGACAAGGGGCAGGTGCTGGCCCAGTACGGGCTCATCAAGATGGGGCTCTACGTGGCCGGGATGCTTGGCGTGGGGCTGTTCTGCCTGCTCCAGGGCTACACGGGGGGGCTGCTCTGGATGTCCCTGGGCATCTGCGCCGGGTGCGGGCTGGAGCCCCTGGCGGGCTCGTTCTACGTGGCGCTTCGCGTGAACCACCGCCAGGACCTGGAGGGCTACGTGCGCTCGGCCTCGGCGGCCCTGGGCTACGGCTACGCCCTGACGGCCCTCTTCCTGGAGTGGCCCGTGTGGAGCTTCGGCCTGTTCAAGGTGGTGGAGAACGTGGCCAGCCTGTGCGGCTCGGCCGCCCTGTGCCTGCGCATGGAGGACGTGAAGGGCCTCGCCCTGGGTCGGCGCGGCGTGGCCCGGGCCTGGCGCACGGCCGTGGGCGGCCTGGTGTTCGTGGGCATGGCCCTGGCGGCCATCGGCTACAACAAGGCCAACGTCTTCTTCCTGCAGCGCTTCGGCGGCTCCGAGGCCGTGGGCGCCTACGGAGTGGCCTGGGAGTTGGTGGACGGCGTGTCCAACCTGGCGGCGTCCCTCCTGCTCTCGGGTGTGATCTACCCCCTGCTCGTGAAGCTCTGGCGCACCGACCGCGAGGGCTTCGCCTCCCTGGCCCGGGGCAGCGCCCGCACGCTCACGGCCGCGAGCCTGCCCGTGATGGCCTTCCTGGCCATGGAGTGCGACCGCATCCTGCCCCTGGTGTTCGGCCAGGCCTACGCCCCCCACGCCTGGGTGGCGGCGTGGCTCGTGCCCTCCATCCTCATCGCCTTCCTGCACAACCTGGCCGCCTACATGATGCTGGCCTTCGGGCGGGAGCGCCTGCTCCTGGCGGTCTACACGGGGGGCCTCGCCTCGGGTATCGCACTGTGCTGGGCGCTCATCCCCTCCGCGCCTCTGGTCGGGGCGGCGCTCTCCATCGTTGGGGTCAAGGCCCTGGTGGCGGCGTGCACGGTGGGCTACTGCCAGCGCCGCGTGGGATTCTTCAAACTCCCGGAAATCCTCTCGATCCTCGCCTGTTCGGGCCTGGCCCTGCTGGCCTGGGCGGGCCTTTCCCGCATCGCCCCGCGCGAGGCGGCCGAGGCGGCGGCCCTGATGCCGCTGCTCTGGCTCCTCTGGCGCTGGCGGCCGCGCAAGGCCTCCTGA
- a CDS encoding NADH-quinone oxidoreductase subunit A: MTPIDAASGAATTTAMSPWEPGGMALTVFALLVGAVVVVLLLLTRYVNPARTSPEKDRPYECGVIPTAGHGFRYPAPFALVAMAFLVFDVETAFLYAWAVSFEKLTPASFAGICVFIGVLLGSLWYLWQKGGLQWGAPVKR; encoded by the coding sequence ATGACGCCAATCGACGCCGCATCCGGTGCAGCAACAACTACCGCCATGTCCCCCTGGGAGCCCGGCGGCATGGCGCTCACGGTCTTCGCCCTGCTGGTGGGGGCCGTGGTGGTCGTGCTTTTGCTCCTCACGCGCTACGTCAACCCGGCCCGGACCTCCCCCGAGAAGGACCGGCCCTACGAATGCGGCGTGATCCCCACGGCCGGGCACGGCTTCCGCTACCCCGCGCCGTTTGCCCTGGTGGCCATGGCCTTCCTGGTGTTCGACGTGGAAACGGCCTTCCTCTACGCCTGGGCCGTCTCCTTCGAGAAGCTCACGCCCGCGAGCTTCGCGGGCATCTGCGTGTTCATCGGGGTGCTCCTGGGGAGCCTCTGGTACCTCTGGCAGAAGGGAGGGCTCCAATGGGGCGCGCCGGTGAAGAGATGA